In Epinephelus lanceolatus isolate andai-2023 chromosome 13, ASM4190304v1, whole genome shotgun sequence, the following are encoded in one genomic region:
- the LOC117270956 gene encoding 12-(S)-hydroxy-5,8,10,14-eicosatetraenoic acid receptor-like has translation MFSQRNMSTNSTIDHCKAPTNVTYQILSWVMAGEFVLGLPLNLSVLYIFIFRFKFWKNKSVFLFNIVVADFLLVACLPAKVYHYYHGQRRSPNKVLCKTMLFMLFLNRGASIAFLITLSLDRYFNVVHLGRKNFVKVLKKSPQISIIIWLLLLPLTIPTMVNTFECCNSHGRKVETFSHDVTDTFREVVYFTQIIIPFIILIYCTVRIVHRLRRKTVGEKTKLRRAVCVVMSVVVVFSICFLPSTIARAVLLGVRLKEMQTTEDVVVQVYDSLMVLSYIDCLLDPLVYCFCHSGFKDAYVSVFCPSCLQKKLKNTDFGLGTTTTTTLSNSGGRKISMPILET, from the exons ATGTTCAGCCAGCGAAACATGTCTACAAATTCAACGATTGACCACTGCAAAGCACCCACTAATGTCACATACCAAATCCTCTCCTGGGTGATGGCTGGAGAGTTCGTGCTGGGTCTGCCGCTCAACCTGTCGGTCCTCTACATCTTCATCTTCAG GTTCAAATTCTGGAAGAACAAAAGTGTCTTCCTGTTCAATATTGTGGTTGCTGACTTCTTGCTGGTGGCGTGTCTTCCTGCCAAGGTCTACCATTACTATCATGGCCAGAGACGCAGCCCGAATAAAGTGCTGTGCAAGACAATGCTGTTTATGCTGTTTCTCAACCGAGGGGCCAGCATCGCCTTCCTCATCACCCTCTCCCTCGACCGCTACTTCAACGTGGTACATCTTGGGAGGAAGAATTTTGTCAAGGTGCTGAAGAAAAGTCCTCAGATCTCCATCATCATATGGCTCCTCTTGCTGCCCCTGACGATCCCCACTATGGTTAACACCTTTGAGTGTTGCAACAGCCACGGCCGCAAAGTCGAGACTTTTTCTCATGATGTGACAGACACCTTCAGAGAG gTGGTCTACTTCACCCAGATCATCATCCCCTTCATTATCCTCATCTACTGCACGGTGCGCATCGTCCACCGGCTGAGGAGGAAGACAGTCGGGGAAAAGACAAAACTGAGGAGAGCTGTGTGCGTGGTCATGTCTGTTGTCGTTGTCTTCTCCATCTGTTTCCTGCCCAGCACCATAGCCAGAGCGGTGCTGCTGGGTGTCAGGCTGAAGGAAATGCAGACCACAGAAGACGTTGTGGTGCAGGTCTACGACAGCCTCATGGTTTTGTCTTATATTGACTGCCTGCTGGACCCGCTGGTCTACTGCTTCTGCCACTCAGGGTTTAAAGATGCTTACGTATCCGTCTTCTGTCCCTCGTGTCTTCAGAAGAAACTGAAAAATACTGACTTTGGTTTAGGAACGACAACAACGACGACGCTTTCTAATTCTGGAGGCAGAAAAATTTCGATGCCGATATTAGAGACATGA